In Planifilum fulgidum, the genomic stretch ACGCGGCCGGCGCGGATCCAGGCCTGGACCATCATCCGGGACCAGGTCACGCCGTCGAGGGAAACCAGCCATTTGTCGATCCGCTGGCCGTTTCCCCCTTCATCCACTGTCCAATGTCGCCATTCTTCCCCTTCCGTCAACGTCCGTCCCTCACTTCAGAGAATCGATTGCCGGTTTCCTTGGCCGGATTTTTGATCATGTCCAGAACAAACAGGGCCACACCGATGACGATCGCCGAATCGGCCACGTTGAAGATCGGGTAATTGATCAGTTTAAAGTCCAGAAAATCCACCACTTCCCCCATCCGGACCCGGTCGATCAGGTTGCCGATGGCCCCGCCGAGAATCAGGGAAAAGGACCAGGAAGCCAAGGGGCGCTCCCGGCGGAATACCCACAAATAATAGATGAGGACCGCCACCACGATCAATGTGACGGGAATGAACAACCATTGCTGATCTTGCAGGATCCCGAACGCAGCCCCCCGATTGCGATGCGACGTAATGTAAAAAATCCCGTCCACCACGGGAATCGATTCATAAAGATGCATCCGTTCGAGAACCAGCCATTTTGTCACCTGATCGAGCAGGAGAACCGCCA encodes the following:
- the lspA gene encoding signal peptidase II, with product MRYYGIALAVLLLDQVTKWLVLERMHLYESIPVVDGIFYITSHRNRGAAFGILQDQQWLFIPVTLIVVAVLIYYLWVFRRERPLASWSFSLILGGAIGNLIDRVRMGEVVDFLDFKLINYPIFNVADSAIVIGVALFVLDMIKNPAKETGNRFSEVRDGR